The Desulfovibrionales bacterium genome has a window encoding:
- the pabB gene encoding aminodeoxychorismate synthase component I, whose protein sequence is MRKLKQAIGKIISVESQPVDFIRGDEKIEDIYAPLSSDANAFLLLSSGQGDCSRYSFLACDPFLVVRAWGNKLEINNGRTAIELVGNPFDILQGVLDGLEMPPVDIQLPFYAGAVGYFGYDLRYHLEKLPDIAENDLPLPDLYLIFPGIILVHDRIEQNYRLVIIEHQLHREESEKGHQKIEKLRTKIRTARPDPPPPPFEKGGQGGILKTSNFTHDAYVSAIKRVREYIRQGDIYQVNLSQRFTFEFGGSPYALFRSLFNDNPAPFYAYLTCGDFCVLSTSPERFIRREGSYIETRPIKGTRPRGKDPAEDEKMKNDLLESPKEDAELSMIVDLLRNDLGKECLPGTVKVKEHRRVEAYQNVFHLVSIVTGMLRRGCTQKDILMAVFPGGSITGCPKIRAMEIIEELEPVKRGIYTGSIGYVSLHDTMNLSVAIRTAVYKDRRIYLSVGGGIVYNSDPETEYQETLHKGETFFKLLHHAAR, encoded by the coding sequence ATGCGTAAGCTAAAACAGGCCATAGGAAAAATTATAAGTGTAGAATCTCAACCGGTTGACTTCATCCGGGGAGATGAAAAAATAGAGGACATTTACGCCCCTCTAAGCAGCGATGCAAATGCCTTCCTCCTTCTAAGCAGCGGCCAGGGAGATTGTTCAAGGTATTCGTTTCTTGCCTGTGACCCATTCCTGGTAGTACGGGCCTGGGGCAACAAATTAGAGATAAACAACGGGCGCACCGCTATCGAACTTGTTGGCAACCCGTTTGACATATTGCAAGGGGTCCTGGACGGTCTCGAGATGCCTCCTGTTGACATCCAACTCCCATTTTATGCCGGCGCCGTAGGCTATTTTGGTTATGATCTCCGCTATCACCTGGAAAAGCTGCCGGACATAGCAGAAAATGATCTTCCCCTCCCTGATCTGTATCTGATATTTCCGGGCATTATCCTTGTCCATGACCGTATAGAACAAAATTACCGGCTCGTCATTATTGAGCATCAGTTGCATAGGGAGGAATCGGAAAAAGGCCATCAAAAGATAGAAAAACTTCGGACTAAAATCCGCACGGCGCGCCCGGATCCCCCCCCACCCCCCTTTGAAAAAGGGGGGCAAGGGGGGATTTTGAAGACTTCCAATTTCACCCATGATGCCTACGTCTCCGCTATCAAACGGGTGCGTGAATACATTCGCCAGGGAGACATATATCAGGTCAACTTATCCCAGCGCTTTACTTTTGAATTTGGCGGGTCTCCTTACGCACTTTTCCGCTCCCTTTTTAATGATAATCCGGCTCCGTTCTATGCCTACCTTACCTGTGGGGATTTCTGCGTGCTTTCTACCTCTCCGGAACGCTTTATCCGGCGGGAAGGGAGTTATATCGAGACCCGGCCCATCAAAGGGACAAGGCCCCGAGGCAAAGACCCGGCAGAAGATGAAAAGATGAAAAATGACCTCCTTGAGAGTCCCAAAGAAGATGCGGAACTCTCCATGATCGTGGACCTTTTACGAAATGACCTGGGAAAGGAGTGTCTCCCCGGAACCGTTAAGGTAAAAGAACACAGGCGGGTAGAAGCCTATCAGAACGTCTTTCACCTTGTCTCCATTGTCACCGGTATGCTAAGAAGAGGTTGTACCCAGAAGGACATCCTAATGGCCGTTTTTCCGGGCGGCTCTATCACCGGGTGTCCCAAGATACGGGCTATGGAGATTATTGAGGAACTGGAACCGGTAAAAAGAGGCATCTATACGGGCTCTATAGGCTATGTAAGTCTCCATGATACCATGAACCTCAGCGTAGCTATACGCACCGCTGTGTATAAAGACCGGCGAATCTACCTGTCCGTCGGAGGAGGAATCGTGTACAATTCCGATCCCGAGACGGAATATCAGGAGACACTACACAAAGGGGAGACATTTTTTAAGCTGCTGCATCACGCAGCACGGTGA
- a CDS encoding aminotransferase class IV has product MTKEYVLLNGDIIDGRKACLSAFDRGFLYGDGFFETMRAEKGRVLSLEAHLERLYQSCKFFNIGLQAMEQSEWTDKINLLIEKNNLRETVAAVKIVVTRGPDKPQLGLPKEKASTVIIYAREYVPPAPEKYNKGLLVNVFPCPRHYFLADHKSLNYLFYLAAREWAQKKGADEAIVLNVDGTVSEGATTNIFYVKEGSIIRPESPHYLRGVMEGQVINFLKKRRREIITMPTTVSMLLEAEEVFLTNSLIGIIPVAKIGETALPLEKPLSVLLQGVK; this is encoded by the coding sequence ATGACCAAGGAATACGTACTTCTCAACGGTGACATTATAGACGGCCGTAAGGCCTGTTTATCGGCCTTTGATAGAGGCTTTCTATACGGAGACGGTTTTTTTGAAACCATGCGCGCCGAAAAGGGACGTGTGCTTTCCCTGGAAGCCCATCTGGAAAGGCTCTATCAGTCGTGCAAGTTTTTCAACATCGGTCTTCAAGCTATGGAACAAAGCGAGTGGACAGATAAGATCAACCTGCTGATCGAGAAAAACAATCTCAGGGAAACCGTTGCCGCCGTAAAAATCGTGGTGACGCGTGGACCTGATAAGCCTCAGCTTGGGCTTCCAAAAGAAAAGGCGTCCACAGTCATCATCTATGCCCGCGAGTATGTGCCACCGGCCCCCGAAAAGTATAACAAGGGGCTATTAGTCAATGTCTTCCCCTGTCCTCGCCATTATTTTCTGGCCGATCATAAGAGTCTAAATTACTTGTTTTACCTGGCCGCGAGGGAGTGGGCGCAAAAAAAGGGCGCAGATGAAGCCATCGTCTTAAACGTCGATGGCACGGTCTCGGAAGGAGCGACAACTAACATCTTCTATGTCAAAGAAGGTTCTATTATCCGGCCCGAATCCCCGCATTACCTGCGTGGGGTAATGGAAGGCCAGGTAATAAACTTTTTAAAGAAACGGCGTCGGGAGATAATCACCATGCCGACCACGGTTTCCATGTTGCTGGAGGCCGAGGAAGTCTTCTTAACTAATTCGCTTATAGGGATAATCCCTGTAGCCAAAATTGGGGAAACCGCCCTTCCACTAGAAAAACCTTTATCTGTTCTCTTACAAGGTGTAAAATAG
- a CDS encoding DUF763 domain-containing protein, with translation MAADNLRTGITNLPLHYGKAPRWLFSRMVKLAREITIVIVSEFGPEEMLKKLSDPFWFQAFGCVLGFDWHSSGLTTTVCGALKEGIKDISLDLELMVAGGKGAASRKTPDEILKTGDTFKIEPSPLIYASRMAAKVDNNALQDGYQLYHHCFIFTNSGSWAVIQQGMNESTHYARRYHWLGEGVKDFVCEPHAAICCDQKKPVLNMVAGESQTTRETVTALSRERPDTLVRELKKIQTLSLPPRHDIQGGDINPDRVGQVLLKTHDRQPEEFSVLLGMPGVGAKTIRALSLIAELVYGVKPSFRDPARYSFAHGGKDGHPYPVDREIYDGSIKILQKAIEQSKAGRTEKMEAIKRLSTATHTPNKWYSPE, from the coding sequence ATGGCCGCTGATAACTTGCGCACCGGAATAACTAACCTACCGCTACATTACGGAAAGGCCCCGCGGTGGCTCTTTTCCCGGATGGTCAAACTGGCCCGTGAGATCACCATCGTCATCGTGAGTGAATTCGGGCCGGAAGAGATGTTAAAAAAGCTCTCTGATCCCTTCTGGTTTCAGGCCTTCGGCTGTGTGTTAGGCTTTGACTGGCATAGCTCCGGCCTTACGACCACGGTCTGCGGGGCCTTGAAAGAAGGCATCAAAGATATCTCTCTTGATCTGGAACTGATGGTTGCCGGCGGCAAGGGGGCTGCCTCCCGAAAGACCCCGGACGAAATCTTGAAGACCGGGGATACCTTTAAAATCGAACCATCGCCGCTCATATACGCCAGCCGCATGGCGGCCAAGGTGGATAACAACGCCCTCCAGGATGGTTATCAACTCTATCATCACTGTTTTATATTTACGAATAGCGGTTCATGGGCCGTCATACAGCAGGGCATGAACGAAAGCACTCATTATGCGCGTAGATATCACTGGCTCGGTGAAGGAGTAAAGGACTTCGTCTGTGAACCGCATGCCGCTATTTGCTGCGATCAGAAGAAGCCTGTCCTTAATATGGTAGCCGGGGAAAGTCAGACCACAAGAGAAACCGTCACGGCCCTGTCCAGAGAAAGGCCTGATACCCTGGTTCGGGAATTAAAAAAGATTCAGACGCTCTCTCTTCCTCCCCGCCATGATATACAGGGAGGGGATATAAATCCGGACCGGGTGGGCCAGGTCCTCCTCAAAACCCATGATCGCCAGCCGGAAGAATTTTCCGTACTTTTAGGGATGCCCGGAGTCGGCGCCAAAACTATCCGGGCCCTCAGCCTCATAGCCGAACTGGTCTATGGGGTAAAGCCAAGTTTCCGTGACCCGGCCCGTTACAGCTTCGCCCACGGCGGCAAAGATGGCCATCCCTATCCGGTAGACAGAGAAATATACGATGGGTCTATTAAAATACTCCAGAAGGCAATCGAGCAATCAAAAGCAGGAAGAACGGAGAAAATGGAAGCGATAAAGAGGCTTAGCACCGCTACCCATACGCCAAACAAATGGTACTCGCCAGAGTAA
- a CDS encoding DUF4145 domain-containing protein, with product MVKKSSMLGKCTNIIDETVNEFFDALESCHSIEDKYKLYHDLMRKVIKCNMGLIHCLWNEHFIKESVLKSILEDDDLIDNFCESELSNKKDTLVKRFKKIKQTFTKGIVSETVQSHLIEATYCYLYGFDQAAIALCRATLDFALKAQLHKRDNDRTQLADLIKEALKKGYLPASHRTVAHNIRNRGNEVMHEGPFRFDPLKIINDTREVLEVLYKPRQA from the coding sequence ATGGTTAAGAAATCATCGATGCTGGGCAAATGTACAAACATTATAGATGAAACCGTGAACGAGTTCTTTGATGCCTTAGAATCCTGCCATTCTATTGAAGACAAATACAAACTATACCATGACCTTATGCGTAAGGTAATAAAATGCAATATGGGCTTAATCCATTGCTTATGGAATGAGCATTTCATTAAGGAATCGGTCCTGAAAAGTATCCTCGAAGATGACGATCTTATAGACAATTTTTGTGAAAGTGAACTGTCGAATAAAAAGGATACACTAGTAAAAAGATTTAAGAAGATAAAACAAACATTTACAAAAGGCATCGTTTCAGAAACAGTCCAATCGCACCTTATCGAGGCTACATATTGTTACCTGTATGGTTTTGACCAAGCCGCGATTGCTCTTTGTAGAGCTACCCTTGATTTTGCCTTGAAAGCCCAACTGCATAAACGAGATAATGATCGTACGCAGTTGGCAGATTTGATCAAAGAAGCCTTGAAGAAAGGATACCTTCCGGCAAGCCATCGCACTGTCGCCCACAACATCAGGAACCGCGGAAATGAAGTAATGCATGAGGGACCTTTTAGGTTCGATCCGCTGAAAATAATAAACGATACGCGAGAAGTGCTGGAAGTACTTTATAAACCTAGGCAGGCGTAG
- a CDS encoding HEAT repeat domain-containing protein — MGIRNFLEDMKYRLSSPSREELFEIKDPYCLINFLKNVKHSVRSDTFDALVRLGEEAVYPLINTLLDTRGERIICTDEDRREFSFRALVINTILRIIEKLGKDNRLEDTHLFERAVGPLIECLKNSDSTVRNTAIMTLRILKDKRAIEPLIECLRKDADRYVRKQAISTLSYFDDGDAVAALLSVLNDEAEDKIVRAEAASSVGKLKDPRSFAPLLQTLRDDDASVRQHAIWGLRDLGDEKAVDYISYLLKDEDKSVRSSARLSLQQMIDANPSMSIVIKERAANAISREEAGSKAAYLDLGGLKTALKDKYGFQRAHALDELARAREMNLIDTESAVEMASPMLVNDPDDAVREAAVKVLWHSIDSPGVVEMLKKALKHDESPNVRMAVLKTFGMWWGVSRRELEIVPDIAFAAVQSREDFIRQRAVAEIKGILLANPPISQEGKNIRRTIKSITGEDFLKGLDESNAG, encoded by the coding sequence ATGGGGATTCGTAATTTTTTAGAAGACATGAAATATAGGCTAAGTAGCCCAAGCAGGGAAGAACTTTTTGAGATTAAGGACCCGTACTGTCTGATAAATTTTCTCAAAAATGTAAAACATAGTGTCAGGAGCGATACTTTTGATGCGCTCGTCCGTCTTGGCGAAGAAGCTGTTTACCCTCTTATAAACACTTTATTGGATACAAGAGGGGAACGGATAATTTGCACTGACGAAGACAGAAGAGAGTTCAGTTTTAGAGCACTTGTCATTAATACTATCTTACGGATAATTGAGAAATTGGGAAAGGATAATCGTTTGGAAGATACACATCTATTTGAGCGGGCAGTTGGTCCTCTAATTGAGTGTTTGAAAAATTCCGATAGCACGGTCCGGAACACTGCCATAATGACGCTAAGAATTTTAAAAGATAAAAGGGCCATAGAGCCTCTAATTGAGTGCCTAAGAAAAGATGCCGATCGTTATGTCCGTAAGCAAGCAATATCAACGCTTAGTTATTTTGACGACGGCGATGCCGTGGCGGCGCTTTTATCAGTATTGAATGATGAGGCGGAGGACAAAATAGTTCGAGCCGAAGCCGCCTCTTCTGTTGGTAAGCTAAAGGATCCTCGATCATTTGCCCCACTGCTGCAAACTTTAAGGGATGATGATGCGAGTGTAAGGCAACATGCAATTTGGGGACTAAGAGACCTCGGAGACGAAAAGGCCGTTGATTATATCAGTTATCTTCTCAAAGACGAAGACAAGTCGGTTCGCTCTAGTGCAAGACTTTCGCTTCAACAGATGATCGATGCAAATCCCTCCATGTCGATAGTAATCAAGGAACGGGCAGCTAACGCTATTAGTCGAGAGGAAGCCGGTTCCAAAGCTGCGTATCTTGATTTAGGAGGTTTAAAGACGGCATTGAAAGATAAATATGGATTCCAAAGAGCCCATGCACTTGACGAGCTGGCACGGGCTCGTGAAATGAACCTGATAGATACAGAAAGTGCTGTAGAAATGGCCTCTCCTATGCTGGTTAATGATCCTGATGACGCTGTTAGAGAGGCTGCGGTTAAGGTCCTTTGGCATTCAATTGACTCACCTGGGGTTGTTGAAATGCTTAAGAAAGCCTTGAAGCACGACGAATCACCGAATGTGCGTATGGCTGTGTTGAAGACCTTTGGAATGTGGTGGGGAGTATCGCGCCGCGAACTGGAAATCGTCCCGGATATAGCTTTTGCGGCCGTCCAAAGCAGAGAGGATTTTATAAGACAAAGGGCTGTTGCGGAAATTAAGGGTATTCTTTTAGCGAACCCACCTATTTCTCAAGAAGGCAAGAACATAAGAAGAACCATAAAAAGTATAACAGGTGAAGATTTTTTGAAGGGGTTGGATGAATCTAATGCTGGGTGA
- the typA gene encoding translational GTPase TypA translates to MKRYAKNEKLRNIAIIAHVDHGKTTLVDTMFRQSGLFRVGQEVDDRIMDSMDLERERGITIAAKNCAVVWKGIKINIIDTPGHADFGGEVERALSMADGALLLVDASEGPLPQTRFVLKKTFEAGLKIIVMINKIDRKDARPDEVLNEIYDLFIDLGATEEQLDFPLLYAIGRDGIAQKALEERGENLHVLFDTIVEEIPAPSYDPEEAFQMLVADLGYSDYLGRLAIGKVFNGKAKYNDSLVCIDEQGEQLPLKISKLQIYEGMNLREVDVVEPGDIVVLSGLDSVNIGDTICTKDSPKPLKRITVDEPTVSMKFTINNAPFGGKEGKFVQSSKIWERLGKEMQKNVAIKVEEAADKESFIVKGRGEFQMAILIETMRREGFELCVGRPEVIYRYKDGKKREPIEQLSIDCSENFLGIVTEKLSIRKGKMTNLVNNGRGRVRIEFSIPSRALIGYRDEFLTDTKGTGIMNSYFTGYEEYRGDFPARSTGSMVADREGKSVAYALFNLEPRGQLFISPGEAVYEGMVIGEHNRENDIDVNPCKEKKLSNMRASGRDENVILTPARPMTLESAIHFIGEDELVEVTPLSIRLRKAVLPAQQRHMMRASKKKENGR, encoded by the coding sequence ATGAAGAGATATGCAAAGAATGAAAAGCTAAGAAATATTGCCATCATCGCCCATGTTGACCACGGAAAGACCACGCTTGTTGACACTATGTTCAGACAGAGCGGATTGTTCAGGGTAGGGCAGGAAGTGGACGACAGAATAATGGACAGCATGGACCTGGAGCGGGAAAGAGGCATCACCATTGCTGCGAAAAACTGTGCCGTAGTCTGGAAAGGCATAAAAATAAACATCATAGACACCCCTGGACATGCGGATTTCGGGGGTGAAGTAGAACGGGCGCTCAGCATGGCCGACGGTGCGCTTCTCCTGGTGGACGCTTCGGAAGGCCCTCTACCCCAGACGCGTTTCGTCCTGAAAAAAACGTTCGAGGCAGGTCTGAAGATTATCGTGATGATAAACAAGATCGACCGCAAAGATGCGCGTCCTGACGAAGTCTTGAATGAGATATACGACCTGTTTATAGACCTTGGCGCTACGGAAGAACAGCTTGATTTCCCTTTACTCTATGCCATAGGCCGTGACGGTATTGCACAAAAGGCGCTGGAGGAAAGAGGCGAAAATCTCCATGTACTTTTTGATACCATCGTCGAGGAGATTCCCGCGCCTTCGTATGACCCGGAAGAAGCGTTCCAGATGCTGGTCGCGGACCTGGGTTATTCCGATTATCTCGGCCGGTTGGCTATAGGCAAGGTTTTCAACGGCAAGGCAAAATACAACGACAGCCTGGTTTGTATTGATGAGCAAGGCGAGCAGCTCCCGCTCAAGATTTCAAAACTGCAGATCTACGAAGGAATGAACCTCAGAGAGGTTGATGTTGTGGAGCCCGGCGATATTGTTGTCCTCTCCGGCCTGGACTCCGTCAATATAGGCGACACCATCTGCACGAAAGATTCCCCAAAGCCGCTGAAACGGATAACGGTTGACGAGCCTACCGTTTCCATGAAATTCACCATAAACAACGCGCCATTTGGAGGGAAAGAAGGCAAGTTCGTACAATCCAGCAAGATATGGGAGCGCCTCGGGAAGGAGATGCAGAAAAACGTGGCTATAAAGGTAGAAGAAGCCGCGGACAAAGAGAGTTTTATTGTCAAGGGCAGAGGCGAGTTTCAGATGGCTATTCTCATTGAGACCATGCGAAGAGAAGGATTTGAGCTTTGCGTAGGCCGTCCCGAGGTCATTTACAGATACAAGGATGGAAAAAAGCGTGAGCCGATAGAACAACTTTCTATTGATTGCAGTGAGAATTTCCTGGGAATTGTGACGGAAAAACTTTCTATACGGAAAGGCAAGATGACAAATCTTGTCAATAACGGCCGGGGCAGGGTAAGGATAGAATTCAGCATCCCTTCACGGGCGCTCATAGGCTACCGGGACGAATTCCTTACCGACACCAAAGGCACGGGCATCATGAACTCCTATTTTACAGGCTATGAGGAGTACCGGGGCGACTTCCCCGCGCGCTCTACCGGTTCCATGGTGGCCGACCGGGAGGGAAAGTCCGTGGCTTACGCACTTTTTAACCTTGAGCCGCGGGGGCAGCTTTTTATTTCACCCGGCGAGGCCGTTTATGAGGGCATGGTGATCGGCGAGCATAACCGGGAGAATGACATCGACGTAAATCCCTGCAAGGAAAAGAAGCTGTCCAACATGCGCGCGTCAGGGAGAGACGAAAATGTAATCCTCACACCGGCCAGACCGATGACGCTCGAAAGCGCGATACATTTTATCGGCGAAGATGAACTGGTCGAAGTTACCCCTCTATCCATACGGCTGCGGAAGGCCGTGCTCCCCGCACAACAGAGGCACATGATGAGGGCATCAAAGAAAAAGGAGAACGGCAGATAG
- a CDS encoding ABC transporter permease, with product MFNRIRTIIIKEFIQFLRDKRMRFTLLVPPIMQLIVFGYAANFDLKHIPTAIIDYDQSVESREILSRFDSTAYFDIKHRVRTMPELKGLIDRSRVILGIVIPAGYANDVRGGKPVNIQVLLDGTDSNSTMVIVGYLNRILGDYNRALSAKLVAEYGEVTVEPRTWYNPNLESRVFFVPGVIALVVFMVTMILTAMAIVKEYEIGTIEQILVTPIRPIELILGKLCPFAVVGIVDVILISIVGLLLFQVHIAGNPLVLFLGAIMFLLSSLGFGLFLSTVSRTQQQALMASFLFINPAVMLSGFGFPIENMPQWVQYLTYLNPLRYFVAVIRGVYLKGVGLDILWPQLLAMAVIGISAIGISALRFKQKLG from the coding sequence TTGTTCAACCGCATACGCACCATCATTATAAAAGAGTTCATCCAATTTTTACGGGACAAACGTATGCGTTTCACCCTCCTGGTCCCGCCTATCATGCAATTGATAGTTTTTGGTTACGCGGCCAACTTCGATTTAAAGCATATTCCCACCGCAATAATAGATTATGATCAGAGCGTGGAGAGCCGGGAGATACTCTCCCGATTTGATAGCACGGCCTATTTTGACATAAAACATAGGGTGAGGACTATGCCGGAGCTTAAAGGGCTTATAGATCGAAGCAGGGTTATTCTAGGGATAGTCATTCCGGCCGGGTATGCCAATGACGTGCGCGGTGGAAAGCCTGTTAATATCCAGGTGCTCTTAGATGGTACGGATTCAAATAGCACAATGGTCATTGTCGGCTATCTGAACCGGATATTGGGCGACTATAACCGTGCGCTTTCTGCCAAATTAGTCGCAGAATATGGCGAGGTCACGGTTGAGCCGCGTACCTGGTATAATCCGAACCTGGAAAGCCGGGTCTTTTTCGTCCCCGGAGTCATTGCCCTGGTGGTCTTTATGGTCACCATGATACTTACCGCCATGGCTATTGTGAAAGAATACGAGATCGGCACTATAGAACAGATTCTCGTGACGCCGATACGGCCGATTGAGCTTATCCTGGGAAAACTATGCCCATTTGCGGTTGTCGGCATTGTCGATGTCATTTTGATCAGCATAGTAGGCCTCTTATTATTCCAGGTTCACATAGCCGGCAACCCGCTGGTGCTCTTTCTCGGCGCTATAATGTTTCTCTTAAGTTCCTTAGGATTTGGACTTTTCCTTTCCACGGTGTCGCGTACCCAGCAGCAGGCCCTTATGGCCAGTTTCTTATTCATTAACCCGGCCGTCATGCTCTCCGGCTTCGGCTTCCCCATTGAGAATATGCCTCAGTGGGTGCAATACCTGACCTATCTGAATCCGCTGCGTTACTTTGTGGCGGTTATCCGTGGGGTATATCTAAAAGGCGTTGGACTTGACATCCTCTGGCCGCAACTGCTGGCCATGGCCGTGATAGGCATATCTGCGATCGGCATAAGCGCCTTACGGTTTAAGCAGAAACTGGGATAG
- a CDS encoding ABC transporter permease, which yields MFRPKRLYAVTLKEFIQIYRDPRSLAMVILLPVLLIVLFGYAVTFDIKHVSMAVFDQDRTQRSRDFMQFFANSQYFSVHSYRDNYQEIIDDIDAGRIKFGLVIPARFSRSLSSGQEVPVQVLLDGSDPNTANIVLSYVNGITEIFNATIRGDKIPVTARVRVWFNEEMESKNSIVPGLIAVIMTVIGALLTSLTVAREWERGTMEGLISTPVKKLELILGKLIPYFVLGMVDMFIAVAASRLIFDVPLRGSFAALVFISGIFMIGSIAFGFFLSVIAKNQHMANQLAIFTTFLPAFLLSGFLFPIANMPALLQIITQVVPARHFVAALRAIYLKGLGLDLLWMQTVILAIIGLVGIAAAYMKFKKFLE from the coding sequence GTGTTCAGGCCTAAACGTCTTTACGCCGTTACCCTGAAGGAATTTATCCAGATATACCGTGACCCCCGCAGCCTGGCTATGGTTATATTGCTGCCTGTTCTGCTCATCGTCCTCTTCGGGTATGCGGTGACCTTTGACATTAAACACGTTTCTATGGCTGTTTTTGATCAGGATCGAACCCAGAGGAGCCGCGACTTCATGCAATTCTTTGCCAATTCTCAGTACTTTTCCGTACATAGTTATCGAGATAACTATCAGGAAATAATCGACGATATAGATGCCGGTCGCATCAAATTCGGCCTTGTCATCCCGGCCAGGTTTTCCCGGTCATTATCTTCCGGCCAGGAGGTCCCGGTTCAGGTACTCCTGGACGGGAGCGATCCCAACACGGCCAACATCGTCCTGAGCTACGTCAACGGGATTACCGAGATATTCAATGCTACAATCCGGGGAGACAAAATTCCCGTCACGGCCCGGGTGCGCGTCTGGTTTAACGAAGAGATGGAGAGCAAGAATTCCATAGTTCCGGGCCTGATCGCGGTCATTATGACGGTGATTGGGGCGCTCCTGACTTCTCTCACGGTGGCCCGTGAGTGGGAGAGGGGCACCATGGAAGGCCTTATCTCGACTCCGGTAAAAAAGCTGGAGCTTATCCTGGGAAAACTCATCCCGTACTTCGTTCTGGGCATGGTGGATATGTTTATTGCCGTAGCCGCAAGCCGATTGATTTTTGATGTGCCCCTGCGCGGCAGTTTCGCGGCGCTGGTGTTCATCTCCGGTATATTCATGATCGGTTCCATAGCCTTTGGCTTTTTCTTGTCGGTCATCGCCAAAAATCAACACATGGCCAATCAATTAGCCATATTTACCACGTTTCTGCCCGCCTTCCTTTTATCAGGCTTTCTCTTCCCCATCGCGAATATGCCTGCTTTATTACAGATTATCACCCAGGTGGTTCCGGCCCGGCACTTTGTTGCGGCCCTGAGGGCCATCTATCTCAAGGGGCTTGGGTTAGACTTGTTATGGATGCAGACCGTAATCCTGGCCATAATCGGCCTGGTCGGCATAGCCGCGGCATATATGAAGTTCAAAAAATTCCTGGAGTAA
- a CDS encoding ABC transporter ATP-binding protein gives MTSEYSVSVSELVKRFGDFTAVDRVSFNVGKGEIFGFLGPNGAGKSTTIRMLCGLISPTGGNGTVGGFDIVRESQKIKEHIGYMSQKFSLYDDLKVGENLAFFGGVYGLSGQKLEKRTGFVLDFTALSEKRESVTATLATGWKQRLALGCAILHEPAIVFLDEPTSGVDPLSRRRFWDLIYLMASQGVTVFVTTHYMDEAEYCDQLALIYRGRLIALGSPQELKSRYMQETILEVACHPLVEALEALQGGLDTAIFGNTLHVKVQEPVSGQDAIRERLAGSAIEVQNIRAIVPSLEDVFVTLIEQEDAKESSRVQA, from the coding sequence CGGAATACTCGGTAAGCGTAAGTGAACTCGTAAAGCGATTTGGGGATTTTACTGCCGTCGATCGGGTGAGTTTTAATGTAGGAAAGGGTGAGATATTCGGCTTTCTGGGGCCAAACGGCGCAGGGAAATCGACTACCATACGCATGCTCTGCGGCCTGATCAGCCCCACAGGCGGAAATGGAACGGTGGGAGGATTTGATATCGTCAGGGAATCCCAAAAGATTAAAGAGCATATCGGCTATATGTCGCAGAAGTTTTCTCTATATGATGACCTTAAGGTAGGAGAGAATCTCGCATTTTTCGGCGGGGTATATGGACTTTCCGGTCAAAAATTGGAAAAACGCACCGGGTTTGTCTTGGATTTTACCGCGCTATCAGAAAAAAGAGAGAGCGTCACCGCTACGCTCGCCACCGGATGGAAGCAGCGGTTGGCCCTGGGTTGCGCCATACTCCATGAGCCGGCTATCGTGTTTTTGGACGAACCCACATCCGGCGTCGATCCCCTCTCCCGACGCCGTTTCTGGGACCTTATCTATCTCATGGCCTCCCAAGGGGTCACGGTCTTTGTCACTACCCATTACATGGATGAGGCAGAGTACTGCGATCAACTGGCCTTGATATATCGCGGCCGGCTTATTGCCCTCGGCAGTCCACAGGAGCTCAAAAGTCGGTATATGCAGGAAACGATTCTGGAGGTCGCCTGTCATCCTCTGGTGGAGGCCCTGGAGGCGCTTCAGGGCGGACTTGATACCGCCATATTTGGAAACACGCTTCACGTTAAAGTACAAGAGCCGGTCTCCGGGCAGGATGCCATCCGGGAAAGGCTGGCTGGTAGTGCAATAGAGGTCCAGAACATACGGGCCATAGTCCCTTCTCTGGAAGATGTCTTTGTTACCCTTATCGAACAGGAAGACGCAAAGGAATCCAGCCGTGTTCAGGCCTAA